One Glaciihabitans arcticus DNA window includes the following coding sequences:
- a CDS encoding exonuclease SbcCD subunit D, with translation MRILHTSDWHIGRTFHGNSTLEHLESVLEAMVEVVKAERVDVVVVAGDIFDSATPAAENYEVLTRILRGLRGAGAQVILTSGNHDSATRLGFNAGFTGLAGIHIITRQELHDQPIVIDDEHGQVWFYGIPYLEPALLRHHYPDETLKTHEQVLGFVMGRIRASAAETRSVVISHAFISDVQASDVERDISSGGLDLVPLSVFDGPDYVALGHIHGRAQLSPRAHYSGAPLHYSFGEGDKPRGAWIVDLDASGLQGTRWVDLPIPRRLTVLTGTLDDLLRDDAHAPFTNDWVSAVLTDTVRPLDAMRRLRDRFPHAAAVEYRPAVTSERTTSYGERTRAQTDNEVVAGFLELVRNGVGPSEAERALIAEVITEASGEATA, from the coding sequence ATGCGCATTCTTCACACCTCCGACTGGCATATCGGGCGAACGTTCCACGGCAACTCGACGCTCGAGCACCTCGAGAGCGTGCTCGAAGCCATGGTCGAGGTGGTGAAGGCCGAACGCGTCGACGTGGTCGTGGTGGCGGGGGACATATTCGATTCCGCGACTCCGGCGGCCGAGAACTACGAGGTGCTGACCCGCATCCTGCGGGGGCTGCGGGGCGCCGGGGCGCAGGTGATCCTGACCAGCGGCAATCACGACTCGGCCACGCGACTCGGCTTCAATGCGGGGTTCACGGGGCTCGCGGGCATCCACATCATCACGAGGCAGGAACTGCACGACCAGCCGATTGTCATCGACGACGAGCACGGGCAGGTGTGGTTCTACGGCATCCCGTACCTGGAGCCGGCGCTGCTCAGGCACCACTATCCCGACGAGACCCTCAAGACCCACGAGCAGGTGCTCGGCTTCGTGATGGGGCGTATCCGGGCGAGCGCGGCAGAAACGCGGTCCGTGGTCATCAGCCACGCCTTCATCTCCGACGTGCAGGCCAGCGACGTCGAGCGCGACATCAGCTCCGGCGGTCTCGACCTGGTGCCACTCAGCGTCTTCGACGGGCCCGACTATGTGGCGCTCGGGCACATCCACGGGCGGGCGCAGCTCAGCCCCCGTGCGCACTACTCGGGCGCGCCGCTGCACTACTCGTTCGGCGAGGGCGACAAGCCGCGGGGCGCGTGGATCGTCGACCTCGACGCGAGCGGCCTGCAGGGCACGCGCTGGGTCGACCTGCCCATCCCGCGCCGACTGACCGTGTTGACCGGCACCCTCGACGACCTGCTTCGGGATGACGCGCACGCCCCCTTCACGAACGACTGGGTCTCTGCGGTGCTCACCGACACCGTGCGCCCACTCGACGCCATGCGCAGGCTGCGCGACCGCTTCCCGCACGCCGCCGCCGTGGAATACCGTCCCGCGGTGACCTCCGAGCGCACCACCTCGTACGGGGAACGCACGCGGGCGCAGACCGACAACGAGGTGGTGGCCGGATTCCTCGAGCTCGTGCGCAACGGAGTCGGACCGAGCGAAGCCGAGCGCGCCCTCATCGCCGAAGTGATCACCGAAGCCAGCGGCGAGGCCACCGCGTGA
- a CDS encoding glutaredoxin family protein — MTSSPITMYGAEWCSDCRRSKALLDARGVAYEYVDLEAVTEGADRAFAISGRTSIPVIAFADGTHQVEPSNAELEGKLRELGVLA, encoded by the coding sequence ATGACTTCTTCCCCGATCACGATGTACGGCGCCGAGTGGTGCTCCGACTGCCGCCGCTCCAAGGCGCTGCTGGACGCGAGAGGCGTGGCCTACGAGTACGTCGACCTCGAGGCCGTCACGGAGGGCGCCGACCGTGCGTTTGCGATCAGCGGGCGCACGAGCATCCCGGTCATCGCATTCGCGGACGGCACGCACCAGGTCGAGCCCAGCAATGCCGAGCTCGAGGGCAAGCTGCGGGAACTCGGCGTACTCGCCTAA
- a CDS encoding MmcQ/YjbR family DNA-binding protein, producing MTPDELLEFCLALPQAVETYPFGEETTVFKTEGNGKIFALTSLAASPLSVSLKIDPADSLALQADYPAITPGYHLNKKHWVSVVLDGSVPTQLVEEMIRGSHALVRPRIPKAR from the coding sequence ATGACCCCTGATGAACTGCTCGAGTTCTGCCTCGCGCTACCCCAGGCCGTCGAGACGTATCCCTTCGGGGAGGAGACGACGGTCTTCAAGACGGAGGGCAACGGCAAGATCTTCGCCCTGACCTCGCTTGCGGCATCGCCGCTCAGCGTCTCGCTCAAGATCGACCCGGCCGACAGCCTCGCGCTGCAGGCCGACTACCCGGCCATCACGCCCGGCTACCACCTCAACAAGAAGCACTGGGTCTCGGTAGTGCTCGACGGTTCGGTGCCGACCCAGCTTGTGGAGGAGATGATCCGGGGGAGTCACGCGCTGGTACGGCCGCGCATCCCCAAGGCACGTTAG
- a CDS encoding CsbD family protein — MGDGDKVQNTGEKLAGKAKEAFGDATDNEQLQAEGKADQTKASLKQAGENVKDAFK; from the coding sequence ATGGGTGACGGAGACAAGGTTCAGAACACCGGCGAGAAGCTCGCGGGCAAGGCCAAGGAGGCCTTCGGCGACGCGACCGACAACGAGCAGTTGCAGGCCGAGGGCAAGGCCGACCAGACGAAGGCGAGCCTGAAGCAGGCCGGCGAGAACGTGAAGGACGCGTTCAAGTAG
- a CDS encoding GNAT family N-acetyltransferase has translation MEIDATSAANIAEKGLRFELVDTADTEKFGLWLQADGRGFHSPRFTPETAAEYLAGTADRRTSAVYDDSSAEPGMPVATVNSWATPLTVPGEHTIEGWAISSVTVASTHRRKGIARNLLEAELRAAKAQNLPLAMLTVSESTIYGRFGFAPSTLTADYDIDTRKAKWTGPTPGGRVHFVPVEQLREEAPAIIERARLKTPGEILTWPHLWDRTFGISTDDKDFVKKVRAVRYDDADGTPQGFALYTFMENDHDFGKHTAEVRSLVTATDDAYAGLWSYLLELDLTTKLRVPLRSVDEPIRWQVSDFRAVRSTDVRDHLWLRILDVEAALEGREYSAPLDVVIEVTDELGFAAGRYRVTHEGVHGTSDSPDLELSVNELGAIYLGGVSALTLARAGRIQQHTAGSVDALERAFHSPIAPSLSVWF, from the coding sequence ATGGAAATCGACGCAACGTCAGCAGCCAACATCGCCGAGAAGGGTCTCCGTTTCGAACTCGTCGACACCGCAGACACCGAGAAGTTCGGCCTCTGGCTGCAGGCCGACGGGCGTGGCTTCCACTCGCCCCGCTTCACTCCGGAGACCGCGGCTGAGTACCTCGCGGGCACGGCCGATCGCCGCACCAGTGCGGTCTATGACGATTCATCCGCAGAACCCGGTATGCCCGTGGCCACCGTCAATTCATGGGCGACTCCGTTGACCGTGCCGGGGGAGCACACGATCGAGGGCTGGGCGATCAGCTCGGTGACCGTGGCATCCACTCATCGCAGGAAGGGCATAGCCCGCAACCTGCTGGAGGCGGAGCTGCGCGCGGCCAAGGCGCAGAACCTGCCGCTCGCGATGCTCACGGTCTCGGAGAGCACCATTTATGGACGTTTCGGATTCGCTCCTTCCACTCTGACTGCCGACTACGACATTGATACCCGAAAGGCGAAGTGGACCGGGCCGACTCCGGGCGGACGTGTGCACTTCGTGCCCGTCGAGCAGCTTCGGGAGGAGGCGCCGGCGATCATCGAGCGCGCGCGGCTGAAGACGCCCGGTGAGATCCTGACCTGGCCGCACCTGTGGGATCGCACGTTCGGCATCTCCACCGACGACAAGGATTTCGTGAAGAAGGTGCGCGCCGTGCGCTACGACGATGCCGACGGCACTCCCCAGGGCTTCGCGCTGTACACGTTCATGGAGAATGACCACGACTTCGGCAAGCACACCGCGGAGGTGCGCTCGCTCGTCACCGCGACCGACGACGCCTACGCGGGCCTCTGGAGCTACCTGCTCGAACTGGACCTGACGACGAAGCTGCGCGTGCCGCTGCGGTCGGTCGACGAGCCGATCCGCTGGCAGGTGTCCGACTTCCGCGCCGTGCGCAGCACCGATGTGCGCGACCACCTTTGGCTGCGGATCCTCGACGTGGAGGCGGCTCTCGAGGGGCGCGAATACAGCGCACCGCTGGACGTGGTCATCGAGGTGACCGACGAGCTGGGGTTCGCCGCGGGCCGGTACCGGGTCACGCACGAGGGGGTGCACGGGACATCCGACTCGCCCGACCTCGAGCTCTCGGTGAACGAGCTGGGCGCGATTTACCTGGGCGGGGTATCTGCACTGACCCTGGCGCGAGCGGGGCGCATCCAGCAGCACACGGCGGGAAGTGTAGACGCCCTGGAGCGCGCTTTTCACTCGCCAATCGCACCCAGCCTGAGTGTCTGGTTCTAA
- a CDS encoding acylphosphatase, translated as MERILAIVSGRVQGVGFRWATLEKAEALGLSGSVRNEPDGTVRVEIEGVRADELLAWLHDGPAYAWVSSVAVSALPALGEDGFRVG; from the coding sequence ATGGAACGCATCCTCGCTATCGTCAGCGGCCGCGTCCAGGGCGTCGGCTTCCGCTGGGCTACCCTCGAGAAGGCCGAAGCTCTCGGGCTGAGCGGAAGCGTGCGCAACGAACCCGACGGCACAGTGCGCGTCGAGATCGAGGGAGTTCGTGCCGACGAGCTGCTCGCCTGGTTGCATGACGGGCCGGCGTATGCGTGGGTCTCATCGGTCGCTGTGTCGGCGCTGCCGGCTTTGGGTGAGGACGGTTTCCGGGTCGGTTAG
- a CDS encoding HNH endonuclease signature motif containing protein, whose protein sequence is MDLEPALAAALASLESVPSDPRALRALDPASFERVVALSGRIVRAAQTRHAVVAGEVAWRSRPELGSAGLAQQAGHRTPEAMIRASGLTARDASTAVRVGRTVHDAAKIADLASGVVPPDPRPWLAAIGLAVAAGRLSVQAAEAVSSGVGSPSEVVSAEALGAIVARLVEAAADLEPDRLWRLARDARDELDDEGVAEREEQRRQRRSLTVYRQPDGMVRLVWLMDTETAAVVCDLLDRANSPRRGGPRFVSAPGRAGRNAELARRIEADERSTEQIASDTFAQLLQAGSTVDDGQLLGSGGAVVRVLVSEADARNRRGRAFLDGQSEAVSVATAERLACSGASSELVFSPEGHPLDLGREKRLFNRAQRRALAARDGGCRWPGCDRPASWTEAHHVQFWKRDNGSTDIADGILFCRHHHLLLHNFGWEIRRSGSRYWLIPPTTVDPDRQPRNMPSRSRAYLSLMRAGVGL, encoded by the coding sequence ATGGATCTCGAACCCGCCCTCGCTGCGGCACTCGCCTCGCTCGAGTCGGTGCCGAGCGATCCGCGTGCACTGCGGGCTCTCGATCCGGCTTCGTTCGAACGAGTTGTGGCGCTGTCCGGGCGCATCGTGCGGGCCGCGCAGACCCGCCATGCCGTGGTGGCGGGCGAGGTCGCGTGGCGATCCCGGCCCGAACTCGGCAGTGCGGGTCTCGCGCAGCAGGCCGGGCACCGCACACCCGAGGCGATGATCCGGGCGTCGGGTCTGACCGCTCGCGACGCGAGCACCGCAGTGCGGGTCGGTCGCACGGTGCACGATGCGGCGAAGATTGCGGATCTCGCGAGCGGCGTGGTCCCGCCCGACCCGCGTCCCTGGCTCGCCGCCATCGGACTCGCCGTTGCCGCAGGGCGTCTCTCGGTCCAGGCCGCGGAGGCCGTCAGCAGCGGTGTCGGCTCCCCCAGCGAGGTGGTCTCCGCTGAGGCACTGGGTGCGATCGTCGCGCGTCTCGTCGAGGCCGCGGCCGACCTCGAGCCCGACCGGCTGTGGCGCCTTGCTCGCGATGCCCGCGACGAACTCGACGACGAAGGCGTCGCCGAGCGAGAGGAGCAACGGCGGCAACGTCGCTCACTCACCGTGTATCGGCAGCCAGACGGCATGGTGCGACTGGTTTGGCTCATGGACACCGAGACCGCGGCCGTGGTCTGCGACCTGCTCGACCGGGCGAACTCGCCGCGCCGAGGCGGACCGCGGTTCGTCTCAGCCCCAGGAAGGGCCGGCCGTAACGCCGAGCTTGCGCGCCGGATCGAAGCGGACGAGCGCAGCACCGAGCAGATCGCATCCGACACCTTCGCGCAGCTGCTGCAGGCCGGCTCCACCGTCGACGACGGCCAGCTCCTCGGGTCAGGTGGCGCCGTGGTGCGCGTGCTGGTCAGTGAAGCAGATGCCCGCAACCGTCGCGGTCGCGCCTTTCTGGATGGCCAGTCCGAGGCCGTGTCCGTCGCCACCGCCGAGCGTCTCGCCTGCTCGGGTGCCAGCTCCGAGCTCGTGTTCTCCCCCGAAGGCCACCCACTCGACCTGGGCCGCGAGAAACGGCTCTTCAACCGGGCGCAGCGGCGGGCTCTCGCCGCCCGGGACGGCGGATGCCGCTGGCCGGGCTGCGACAGACCGGCGTCCTGGACCGAAGCCCACCACGTGCAATTCTGGAAACGGGATAACGGTTCCACCGACATCGCCGACGGAATACTCTTCTGCCGACATCATCACCTACTCCTGCACAACTTCGGCTGGGAGATCCGGCGCAGCGGCTCACGCTACTGGCTCATTCCGCCGACCACCGTCGACCCGGATCGCCAGCCGCGCAACATGCCGAGCCGTAGTCGGGCGTACCTGTCGCTCATGCGCGCAGGTGTCGGCCTGTGA
- a CDS encoding SDR family oxidoreductase — MTDYSSDDYSSTDYISTKDFAPRFAIVTGSDSGIGRATAVALAEAGMDVGITWHSDEAGAEQTATLVREAGQRALVAQLDTTVIPDCGDVIDTLAEQLGGLDVFVNNAGAGTARPFLETSWDDWNGIILADLSGAFVCIQRAAQRMVQQRRGGRLIAVSSVHEHQPRVGSASYDAAKHGLGGLMKSIALELGHLAITSNTVAPGEIATPMNDAEGVDPHSVARPGIPIGRPGGPEEIASVIAFLASPASSYVTGASFVADGGMLQMGPQAGSHLSSDDWRTV; from the coding sequence ATGACGGATTACAGCAGCGACGATTACAGCAGCACCGATTACATCAGCACCAAGGACTTCGCCCCGAGATTTGCGATCGTGACCGGCTCGGACTCGGGCATCGGCCGGGCGACGGCCGTGGCTCTCGCCGAGGCCGGCATGGATGTGGGCATCACGTGGCACTCGGATGAAGCCGGCGCCGAACAGACGGCTACCCTCGTGCGTGAGGCCGGGCAGCGCGCGCTGGTCGCGCAACTGGACACCACGGTCATCCCGGACTGCGGGGACGTGATCGACACCCTGGCCGAGCAGCTCGGAGGTCTGGATGTTTTTGTGAACAATGCGGGAGCGGGCACCGCTCGACCGTTTCTCGAGACCAGCTGGGATGACTGGAACGGCATCATCCTCGCGGATCTCAGCGGCGCATTCGTCTGCATCCAGCGCGCCGCCCAGCGGATGGTGCAGCAACGACGGGGCGGCAGACTCATCGCGGTGTCGAGTGTGCACGAGCACCAGCCGCGGGTCGGTTCGGCGTCCTACGATGCGGCCAAGCACGGTCTCGGTGGGCTGATGAAGTCCATCGCCCTTGAACTCGGTCATCTCGCGATCACCTCGAATACCGTCGCCCCGGGGGAGATCGCGACTCCGATGAACGACGCCGAGGGTGTCGACCCGCATTCGGTCGCTCGTCCGGGCATCCCGATCGGACGTCCGGGTGGGCCGGAGGAGATCGCGTCCGTGATCGCTTTTCTGGCCTCGCCTGCGTCCAGCTACGTCACGGGTGCTTCCTTCGTCGCGGATGGCGGCATGCTGCAGATGGGGCCGCAGGCCGGATCCCATCTCAGCTCCGATGACTGGCGCACGGTATGA
- a CDS encoding GNAT family N-acetyltransferase: MALTPFDFSAPIRTERLVLRPMTLEDVDAVHSYQSLPEVAEYQLFEPRSREAVLEKVTGFASALRLESDGDYLQVAVEESGRLIGDVYFAIKSVDNLCGEIGWTFHPDAQGRGFATEAARAMLELGFGLGLHRVVAELDPRNAASVALCLRLGMRHEAHFVEDMMFKGSWADTGVYALLAREWAAR; encoded by the coding sequence GTGGCTCTCACCCCGTTCGACTTCTCCGCGCCGATCCGCACCGAGCGGCTCGTGCTGCGGCCGATGACCCTCGAGGATGTCGACGCCGTGCACTCGTACCAGTCCCTGCCCGAGGTGGCCGAGTACCAGCTGTTCGAGCCGCGTTCGCGGGAGGCGGTGCTCGAGAAGGTCACCGGGTTCGCGAGCGCCCTGCGGCTGGAGTCGGACGGGGACTACCTGCAGGTCGCCGTCGAGGAGTCGGGGCGGCTCATCGGGGACGTGTACTTCGCGATCAAGAGCGTGGACAATCTCTGCGGGGAGATCGGCTGGACCTTCCACCCGGACGCGCAGGGCCGCGGGTTCGCGACCGAGGCCGCCCGTGCGATGCTCGAGCTCGGGTTCGGCCTGGGCCTGCATCGGGTCGTCGCCGAGTTGGACCCGCGGAACGCGGCATCCGTCGCCCTCTGCCTGCGACTCGGGATGCGTCACGAGGCGCACTTCGTCGAGGACATGATGTTCAAGGGCTCCTGGGCCGACACGGGTGTGTACGCGCTGCTCGCCCGAGAGTGGGCCGCCCGGTAG
- a CDS encoding DUF5655 domain-containing protein → MSFQAYIDTIKAKTGLDPADFRKLAISRGLIDEAGLVRGVTTTDVVNWLAADFDLGRGHAMALITTFKPTAGAQFPIEDMLGKHFGGAKEHWRATFDGLLSTLSEHGPVSVAATQSYVSLLKGKAKFAIVAATADRLDVGIKLRSEAPTNRFEASGSWNSMVTHRVRVTDAAQLDAELLDWLRRAYDAA, encoded by the coding sequence ATGAGCTTCCAGGCGTACATCGACACCATCAAGGCGAAGACGGGTCTCGACCCCGCTGACTTTCGGAAGCTGGCGATCTCGCGCGGCCTGATCGACGAGGCCGGGCTTGTGAGGGGTGTCACCACCACGGATGTCGTGAATTGGCTCGCCGCCGACTTCGACCTCGGGCGCGGCCACGCGATGGCGCTCATCACGACGTTCAAGCCGACGGCCGGCGCGCAGTTCCCGATCGAGGACATGCTCGGCAAGCACTTCGGCGGCGCGAAGGAGCACTGGCGGGCCACCTTCGACGGGCTGCTGTCGACCCTGTCGGAGCACGGGCCGGTGTCGGTGGCTGCGACCCAGTCGTACGTCAGCCTGCTGAAGGGCAAGGCAAAGTTCGCGATCGTCGCCGCGACCGCCGACCGGCTGGATGTCGGCATCAAGCTCCGCAGCGAGGCCCCCACCAATCGCTTTGAGGCTTCCGGCAGCTGGAATTCCATGGTCACTCACCGGGTGCGCGTGACGGATGCCGCGCAGCTGGATGCCGAGCTGCTCGACTGGCTCCGCCGAGCCTACGACGCCGCCTGA
- a CDS encoding GNAT family N-acetyltransferase — protein sequence MEPIHALSHRLPTAAEHLALAASVGWLDHFDAPTLADSLAGSLHGVVIESSGSVVAMGRVVGDGSHYFYLQDVIVHPAHSDDGLGSRVVSELLDWIRSAAAPRAFVGLFSSPEATDLYSEFGFEEPSDMTGMRLRD from the coding sequence ATGGAACCCATCCACGCGCTCAGCCATCGTCTTCCCACCGCTGCGGAGCACCTGGCGCTGGCGGCGTCGGTGGGCTGGTTGGATCACTTCGACGCCCCCACCCTCGCCGATTCGCTCGCGGGATCGCTGCACGGGGTGGTGATCGAGTCGTCGGGCTCTGTCGTTGCGATGGGCAGGGTCGTCGGCGACGGTTCGCATTATTTCTACCTGCAGGATGTGATCGTGCACCCGGCGCACTCGGATGACGGTCTGGGCTCCCGGGTGGTGTCCGAGTTGCTCGACTGGATCCGCTCGGCCGCCGCACCACGCGCGTTCGTCGGGCTCTTCTCGAGTCCGGAGGCGACCGACCTCTACTCCGAGTTCGGCTTCGAGGAGCCTTCGGATATGACGGGCATGCGCCTGCGGGACTAG
- a CDS encoding DarT ssDNA thymidine ADP-ribosyltransferase family protein, giving the protein MSDECIHGFEAGMCASCNPKPVAEIDKPVRVTRTREAARPPLRSSPNRSAPATAKQKSVDVGELRIYHVTHLSNLPAILASGVLLADSSSSWTERPAVDISTPELREARRAASASATGVVADYVPFFVSPNSTLWTSMRSDSADPRLASAARDLPATEFVVLVSTVNTAGRDKVVVTNGDATGVVTRFTATPEGAEAQLRKLQGDDEALAEAELLVHESFPFESVTLIGVGNDKARNEVRDLLAATPHSPKLSIYPPWFTRPVVAE; this is encoded by the coding sequence TTGAGCGACGAATGCATCCACGGTTTTGAGGCGGGCATGTGCGCCTCGTGCAACCCGAAGCCGGTGGCCGAGATCGACAAGCCCGTTCGCGTGACACGCACCCGCGAGGCAGCCCGCCCGCCGCTGCGTTCCTCGCCGAACCGGTCGGCGCCCGCCACCGCCAAGCAGAAGTCGGTGGATGTCGGCGAGCTCCGCATCTATCACGTGACCCACCTGAGCAACCTTCCCGCGATCCTCGCGAGCGGTGTGCTGCTCGCGGACTCCAGTTCCTCGTGGACCGAGCGCCCGGCCGTCGACATCTCGACGCCCGAACTGCGCGAGGCCCGTCGAGCCGCGTCCGCTTCTGCCACAGGAGTTGTCGCCGACTACGTGCCCTTCTTTGTGAGCCCCAACTCGACGCTGTGGACGTCGATGCGCTCCGACTCGGCGGATCCTCGCCTGGCTTCAGCCGCACGCGACCTTCCGGCAACGGAGTTCGTGGTGCTCGTGAGCACCGTCAACACCGCCGGCCGCGACAAGGTCGTTGTGACCAACGGCGACGCGACCGGTGTCGTCACGCGTTTCACCGCGACGCCGGAGGGCGCCGAGGCCCAGCTGCGCAAGCTGCAGGGCGACGACGAGGCGCTGGCCGAGGCGGAGTTGCTCGTGCACGAGTCGTTCCCGTTCGAGTCGGTCACCCTGATCGGTGTCGGCAACGACAAGGCCCGCAACGAGGTGCGCGACCTGCTCGCCGCCACACCGCACAGCCCGAAGCTGTCGATCTACCCGCCCTGGTTCACACGCCCGGTGGTCGCGGAGTAG
- a CDS encoding DUF2207 domain-containing protein, with amino-acid sequence MRLLLAVLVGVGLAVLPLGAAHADTSDFEFESYHADYTLTRAEDGTSRLAVVETLVALFPNFDQNRGIIRAIPQYSQGMDLETSVSSVQDETGTAVPFEANDTGEFLELALGDDDFVQGRTTYVISYTQSNVVSFFENTNDDEFYWDLNGTGSDQPYDTVSADLHVDPALVDALTGESACYYGAFESDATCTVSSAAPGEFSVSQSDLGPRENVSIVIVFQPRTFVMVEKTAPDFDAGPAPVVFTDPPWWSNLFSGGGILGAIALAAGAIVSRVRGGRDAASRFTVIPQYSVPKGLNVMMAAHLVGKPETAIPAQLISLAVRKKIRILDYAVTDSAAEYTLQFLDSSDVDALEAELLDALFGAEHTPGETRELAPADAALGAAVNAVSASAKSQVSSSGLRGPLPKAPILFIGLGFLLFFGAVGNIILTIGSNAISVWPFVAAGVSFVSIFIGFLAIRPVGPLTAQGAELNNYLLGMKMYLELAEKDRFRMLQSPDGAERVDVGDTKQVIKLYEKLLPFAVIWNVEDQWMHELAVHTAAEGTEPDWLVSSNGFDGFVLSNALRSVTTAATYTPPASTSSWSGSGSGSSSFGSSFGGSGGGGFSGGGGGGGGAGGR; translated from the coding sequence ATGCGCCTACTCCTCGCGGTCCTTGTCGGTGTCGGTCTCGCGGTCCTTCCGCTGGGAGCGGCCCACGCCGACACCTCCGACTTCGAGTTCGAGTCGTACCACGCCGATTACACGCTCACCCGCGCGGAGGACGGCACCTCCCGGCTCGCGGTCGTCGAGACTCTTGTCGCGCTCTTCCCGAACTTCGACCAGAACCGGGGCATCATCCGGGCGATCCCGCAGTACTCGCAAGGCATGGACCTCGAGACCTCGGTGTCGTCGGTTCAGGATGAAACGGGCACGGCGGTCCCGTTCGAGGCGAACGACACGGGGGAGTTCCTCGAACTTGCCCTCGGCGACGACGACTTCGTGCAGGGCCGCACCACCTATGTCATCAGTTACACGCAGAGCAACGTCGTGAGCTTCTTCGAGAACACCAACGACGACGAGTTCTACTGGGACCTCAACGGCACGGGCAGCGACCAGCCCTACGACACTGTCTCGGCCGACCTGCACGTCGATCCCGCGCTCGTCGACGCGCTCACCGGGGAGAGTGCCTGCTATTACGGGGCATTCGAGTCGGATGCCACCTGCACCGTATCCTCGGCCGCGCCGGGTGAGTTCTCCGTCTCGCAGTCGGATCTCGGACCGCGCGAGAACGTCTCCATCGTTATCGTGTTCCAGCCGCGGACCTTCGTGATGGTGGAGAAGACCGCCCCCGACTTCGACGCCGGCCCGGCGCCCGTGGTGTTCACCGATCCGCCGTGGTGGTCGAACCTGTTCTCGGGCGGCGGGATCCTCGGCGCCATCGCCCTCGCGGCGGGCGCGATCGTGTCGCGGGTGCGCGGCGGCCGCGATGCCGCGAGCAGGTTCACCGTCATCCCGCAGTATTCGGTGCCGAAGGGGCTCAACGTCATGATGGCGGCGCACCTCGTGGGCAAGCCGGAGACGGCGATACCCGCGCAACTGATCAGTCTGGCGGTGCGCAAGAAGATCCGGATCCTCGACTATGCCGTGACGGACAGCGCCGCCGAGTACACGCTGCAGTTCCTCGACTCGTCGGACGTCGACGCCCTCGAGGCCGAGCTTCTCGACGCCCTGTTCGGTGCCGAGCACACCCCCGGCGAGACCCGCGAGTTGGCGCCCGCCGATGCCGCGCTCGGAGCCGCGGTGAACGCCGTCTCGGCCTCGGCGAAGAGCCAGGTCAGCTCGAGCGGGCTGCGCGGCCCGCTGCCGAAGGCGCCGATCCTGTTCATCGGGCTCGGTTTCCTGCTGTTCTTCGGTGCGGTGGGCAACATCATCCTCACCATCGGCAGCAACGCGATCTCGGTCTGGCCGTTCGTCGCGGCCGGCGTGAGCTTCGTGTCGATCTTCATCGGCTTCCTCGCGATTCGCCCGGTCGGCCCGCTCACCGCGCAGGGTGCCGAGCTGAACAACTACCTGCTCGGCATGAAGATGTATCTCGAGCTCGCCGAGAAGGACCGCTTCCGCATGCTGCAAAGCCCCGACGGTGCAGAGCGCGTGGACGTGGGCGACACGAAGCAGGTCATCAAGCTGTACGAGAAGCTGCTGCCGTTCGCGGTCATCTGGAATGTCGAAGACCAGTGGATGCACGAACTCGCCGTCCACACCGCAGCCGAGGGCACCGAACCCGACTGGCTGGTCAGCAGCAACGGGTTCGACGGATTTGTGCTGTCCAACGCACTGCGATCGGTGACGACCGCGGCCACCTACACCCCGCCCGCATCGACGAGCTCCTGGTCGGGAAGCGGCTCCGGAAGCAGCTCTTTCGGCAGCTCCTTCGGCGGCTCAGGCGGAGGCGGATTCTCGGGCGGCGGGGGCGGCGGAGGCGGCGCGGGCGGAAGATAA